From the Pseudomonas syringae KCTC 12500 genome, the window ACACTTTCCACTCCGATCGGTGGGATTACCTGTACAGCCTGCAGCCAGGTGGCGGTGAACGCCAGCAGGAGCGTGTCAGCCTTATATTCAACGGCAATGACCAGCTCGTGAGCCTATCTGGCGACTTCATGCCCGGCGTCAGCCGCGATGAAGCCATTCTCGGCAAGGGCAGCGACACCACTGTCCCGGCAGAGAACCAGCCAGTGCAGCAGCCTGAGGAACCGGCCAAGCCAGGTTCGTTGCTGGATACAATCCAGAAGGACGTGGACAGCGTCGAGACAGTACCGGTCCCGACCCAGGAGCCGCTGGACACCAACACCCGGTAGTCCAAAGCGCCCAACAAAAAGCCCGGCATGCCGGGCTTTTTTGTGTCTTCCATTCAGCCAGCGTTCAGCCCGAACTCATCCTGTAGGCGTTCTTTTTTCACGCGCCTTGGCGGCACGCAGACGCCTGATCTCCATCGGGTCGGCCACCAGCGGACGATAAATCTCTATCCGCTCACCCGCCTCCAGCACCCGCGCAGCAGGATCAGCCACCACCTTGCCGAATATACCGACGGCGCACAGGCTCAGATCCAGCTCGGGAAACTCCTTGTCCATACCGCTGAGTGCGAGCGCCTGACGTACCGAAGAGCCGGCCGGGACATCGACCGTCTTCAATACCTGGCGCTGCACTGAGGCGTAAACCACCTCTATCTGAATCGATGCGTCAGCCATGCAGCTCTTTCGCTCGCTGGCAGAACGCATCCACCAGCGTGTTGGCTGCCTGATTGAACAGCGGCCCCAGCGTGGCGCGAACGATGGTGCCGGCATAATCGAAGGACAGATCCAGACTGATCTTGCAGGCTTTCTCACCCAGCGGCTTGAACGTCCAGACACCGTGAAACTGTTCGAACGGCCCTTCGACCAGGTCCATCACGATCGACTCGCCGGGAACCAGCGTATTGCGCGTCATAAACTTCTGGCTCAGACCGCCCTTGGCGATCTCCAGGCTGGCGCGCATCTGCGCCTCACTAGCCTCAACCACGGTAGCGGATGAACACCACGGCAGGAACTCGGGATAACGAGCCACATCATTGACCAGGTCATAAAGGAACCTGGCCGGGTACGGCAGTAAAGCAGAGCGTTGTATATGCGTAGTCATGTGAGCGTCATTTCCAGAGCTGAGCGGCAAACACCACAAGAATGCCGAGCGGCGCCACGTAGCGCATCAAAAAGTACGTCAGGTTGAAGAGCAGTGGACTGCGAATCGACAATTCGTCGCGCACCGTCTCACGGCCCATCACCCAACCAGCGAATACTACAAAACACAACCCACCCAGCGGCAACATGATCCGCGAAGTGAAGAAATCAATGACTCCGAAGAAGTCCAGGCCAGTCGATGCGCCCCATTGATAGAGGTGGAATGCGCCTCCATCGTTCACGAAAAACTTGGCTTTTTGCCAGATATTGAACGAGAACACCGTGCCCAAGCCCACAAACCAGCAGGTAAAGGCCAGCCAGAACGTCACCCAGGCGCGGCGAATACGGGTGCGCTCGACCAGGTAGGCAACCATCGGCTCAAGCAACGAAATCGCCGAACTCCAGGCTGCAACGGCCACCAACACGAAGAACACGATGCCCATCAACTGGCCGAACGCGACGTTGCCGAATGCATACGGCAGCGTGACGAACATAAGGCCCGGCCCCTCGCTGGGGTTCAGGCCTGCGGCGAACACGATCGGGAACAGCGCAAGGCCGGCCAACAGCGAAACGAAGGTATCGAGCAACGCGATGCCGACGACGGTGCTGCTGATCGACGCGCCTTTGGTCATGTACGCGCCGTAGACCATGATCGAGCCGACACCGACGCTCAGGGAAAAGAACGCATGGCCCATCGCAGGCAGCAAGCCATCCAGCACCTTCTCGGGATTGAAGTCGAACATGAAATGCACGCCTTCCATGAAATGCCCGGTGGTCAGGCTATAGCCCAACAGCGCGAGCATCAGCAGGAAAAGCATTGGCATCATGATGCGCAGACTCTTCTCCAGCCCGGCCTCGACACCTTTGCCGATCACCACCGCCGACAGCAGCATGAAAATCGTGTGCCACAGAATCAGACGCCACGGGTCGGCAATCACCGCACCGAAATAAGCACCGACCTGATCCGGCGACACACTCTGAAAGTCGCCGCGCCCCATGTCGATGATGTAATCCAGCGACCAGCCGCCCACCACACTATAAAAGGAGAGAATCAGCAGCGCCGTGATCATCCCGGCAAACGCACCCCAGGACCAGCGCGGCGAATGCCCCGCTTCCTGCGCCAGCGTCTTGAGCGCATTCGCAGGACTGAGCCGGGAACGACGGCCAATCAGCGTCTCGGCGATCATCACCGGAATACCGATCAGCGCAATGCACGCCAGAAAAACCAGTACAAATGCACCGCCGCCATAGGCACCGACCATGTACGGAAATTTCCAGATACTGCCCAGCCCCACAGCAGAGCCGGTGGCAGCCAGGATGAACACCCAGCGACTTGCCCAGCTACCGTGGACCGAAACCTTGTCCGTCGACATTATCGAAACGCCCAGCTAAAAAAGATCGCGCATTGTCCGGGATTCAACCTTTGTGCTCAAGCACGCGCTTTCCCGTAGCCGACATTGATGCAACTGCCTATAATGCGCCCCCTATGGCTAAGCTCAAGAAACACCCCACAGGGACCATCGCGCAAAATAAGAAAGCGCGTCACGATTACTTCATCGAACACAAGTTCGAGGCCGGTCTGGTCCTGTCTGGCTGGGAAGTAAAAAGCCTGCGTGCCACCAAGGTACAGCTGGTCGACAGTTATGTGCTGCTCAAGGATGGCGAGGCCTGGCTGATGGGTTGCCACATCACGCCTCTCAAGACTGCCAGCACACACGTCATCGCTGACCCGACACGCACCCGCAAACTGCTGCTGAACAAGCGCGAGCTCGAAAAGCTCACCAGCTCGGTTCAGCAGAAAGGCTATGCCTGCGTCGCCCTT encodes:
- the bamE gene encoding outer membrane protein assembly factor BamE: MQNTKLLLTSFTFVGLLALAGCSFPGVYKIDIQQGNVVTQDMIDQLRPGMTRRQVRFIMGNPLLTDTFHSDRWDYLYSLQPGGGERQQERVSLIFNGNDQLVSLSGDFMPGVSRDEAILGKGSDTTVPAENQPVQQPEEPAKPGSLLDTIQKDVDSVETVPVPTQEPLDTNTR
- a CDS encoding sodium-dependent transporter, producing the protein MSTDKVSVHGSWASRWVFILAATGSAVGLGSIWKFPYMVGAYGGGAFVLVFLACIALIGIPVMIAETLIGRRSRLSPANALKTLAQEAGHSPRWSWGAFAGMITALLILSFYSVVGGWSLDYIIDMGRGDFQSVSPDQVGAYFGAVIADPWRLILWHTIFMLLSAVVIGKGVEAGLEKSLRIMMPMLFLLMLALLGYSLTTGHFMEGVHFMFDFNPEKVLDGLLPAMGHAFFSLSVGVGSIMVYGAYMTKGASISSTVVGIALLDTFVSLLAGLALFPIVFAAGLNPSEGPGLMFVTLPYAFGNVAFGQLMGIVFFVLVAVAAWSSAISLLEPMVAYLVERTRIRRAWVTFWLAFTCWFVGLGTVFSFNIWQKAKFFVNDGGAFHLYQWGASTGLDFFGVIDFFTSRIMLPLGGLCFVVFAGWVMGRETVRDELSIRSPLLFNLTYFLMRYVAPLGILVVFAAQLWK
- a CDS encoding type II toxin-antitoxin system RatA family toxin → MTTHIQRSALLPYPARFLYDLVNDVARYPEFLPWCSSATVVEASEAQMRASLEIAKGGLSQKFMTRNTLVPGESIVMDLVEGPFEQFHGVWTFKPLGEKACKISLDLSFDYAGTIVRATLGPLFNQAANTLVDAFCQRAKELHG
- a CDS encoding RnfH family protein, translated to MADASIQIEVVYASVQRQVLKTVDVPAGSSVRQALALSGMDKEFPELDLSLCAVGIFGKVVADPAARVLEAGERIEIYRPLVADPMEIRRLRAAKAREKRTPTG
- the smpB gene encoding SsrA-binding protein SmpB, encoding MAKLKKHPTGTIAQNKKARHDYFIEHKFEAGLVLSGWEVKSLRATKVQLVDSYVLLKDGEAWLMGCHITPLKTASTHVIADPTRTRKLLLNKRELEKLTSSVQQKGYACVALSVYWKEHLVKCEIALGKGKKEYDKRHTERERDSDRELQRAVRSKGKED